The following are from one region of the Rhinoraja longicauda isolate Sanriku21f chromosome 3, sRhiLon1.1, whole genome shotgun sequence genome:
- the LOC144592425 gene encoding urotensin-2 receptor-like, which translates to MGTALWLACIFGGASNLYALSLSLRDRGIRGRGREGTRERGRWRGRERGPLSWHLSSLALADLLYLSTAPFTAYAALYRDWPFGPIGCCLLLTLDLVSMHAGIFTLTALCAVRYRAIARPLAARRGVPFGRRGILAPWVAALAITLPLTLNVKLERRSTEDENIAQLCSPRWNEDENRLYLTLLFISSVLAPGLVIIGLYAGLARAYYRRRAEGDPRQKPRSKVVILISGVVLTYWLCFLPFWLWQLVPLYLEVLPLSFHTQGVVNEALALLTYANSCLDPFLYTLLVGRHKERAPRATGRGVGNVVPRREIRQQMREGEAQFTDSRSQISLARAPFSGNEDSIPEIPAIVSLSHDEV; encoded by the exons ATGGGAACTGCCCTCTGGCTCGCCTGCATCTTCGGGGGAGCGAGCAACCTCTACGCCCTCTCCCTCAGCCTCCGCGATAGAGGGatcaggggaagagggagagagggaacgagggagagagggcgatggagaggtagagagagaggaccTCTCTCctggcacctctcctctctcgcCCTGGCTGATCTCCTGTATCTTTCCACCGCTCCGTTTACTGCCTACGCTGCCCTGTATcgagactggcccttcggccccattGGTTGCTGTCTCCTGTTGACCCTTGACCTGGTTTCAATGCATGCTGGGATTTTTACCCTCACCGCCCTGTGTGCAGTTCGGTATCGGGCGATCGCCCGGCCCCTGGCCGCCCGCCGGGGGGTGCCCTTCGGCCGTCGGGGAATATTAGCCCCATGGGTGGCCGCTCTAGCCATCACCTTGCCCCTGACGCTCaacgttaaactggaaagaagatCAACAGAAGATGAGAACATTGCCCAACTCTGCTCCCCAAGGTGGAACGAAGACGAGAATCGCCTCTACCTCACCTTGCTGTTCATCTCGAGCGTCCTGGCCCCTGGCCTGGTCATCATCGGCCTCTACGCTGGTTTAGCCAGAGCCTACTACCGCCGGCGGGCGGAGGGAGACCCTCGTCAGAAGCCACGATCCAAAGTGGTGATCCTCATCTCTGGGGTTGTCCTGACCTACTGGCTCTGCTTCCTCCCCTTCtggctctggcaactcgttcctctCTACCTCGAGGTCTTGCCGCTCTCTTTCCACACCCAAGGAGTGGTCAACGAGGCACTTGCCCTCCTGACCTACGCCAACAGCTGCCTCGACCCCTTCCTCTACACTCTCCTGGTCGGCCGGCACAAAGAGAGAGCACCGCGCGCAACTGGGAGAGGAGTCGGCAATGTGGTACCGCGGAGGGAAATCCGGCAGcagatgagagagggagaggcgcAG TTTACAGATTCCCGTTCCCAGATTTCTCTGGCAAGGGCTCCCTTTTCCGGGAATGAGGATTCGATTCCTGAAATCCCGGCAATCGTCTCTCTCTCCCACGACGAAGTCTGA